The sequence below is a genomic window from Fluoribacter dumoffii NY 23.
AACGAAACCATGCAACACTCTTTGCCTCCAGAATCAAAGACAAATTAAAAATCTAGATTATTTTGTGGTAGATACATAAAATTGATGTAAAAACCCTGGTTGTTACACCATGCGAACCAGGGTTTGTTCTCTGCTTAAATCTGCCTCATTTGGCCACTTTTGTTGTGGACACGAGTATCGCATCAATTTTTTCCCAATGCTGTTCTGATATATTCATTTTGGCTAACTCACATAGCTCCATGAAGAGATCACATGGTACTGCTTTTTGGATGCTACTTAACACAAATAGGCTCTCATAGGGATTTATTGAAGAAAATATACCTTTCAAAGAAGTTTTGGTTTCCTCTATTGTTTGAGATTTTTTAAATTGCTCCATAATCCTAAGTAGTTCGAACTGGTCATAATTTCTGTGAAGAGCGGCCATCACATCAACTTCTTCAAAATGCAAATGGTGTAAATAGTTACTGGCAAAATGGCAAAACTCCAAATAAAAAACATTGCTTAACTCAAGACCAATTGTTTTATCTGGCGAATCTAGTGATTTATGCAATAGGTTTTCTAAATCAACCAATTTCTGTTCCAGCTCTTCATGTTCGTTATGAAGTAAATTAAATTCTACGAGACCTTTTTTCTGTAAGAGAGGATGGATAAAGGTATCTTCGTGTTTTGAATGATCCCTTAATAAAGAAAGTAAACTTTTGAATTGTTGTAAAAACTTTTGTGTCTCATTTTTATCAAAAAAATCGATTCTCCCAGCCCAACTACACATCAAGAAAATCTCTTTCCTAATTGCCTTATGAATATTGGTATATAAGCTAAATTTTGGAATTGCCTTGTCTATGGAATAATTATTAATGATCCATTCAGCAATTCCTCTTCCAATTTCATCAGGATAATCTTCAGCATGATTATATATCCCTTCACCTAAGTAGTATAAGCTCACTGAAGAAGCAACTTTGCCGAATTCTTTTACTTGCTCTGTCTTAAAAAATGCGGCCGGTGTTGTATAAAAAAATAACTGCGGGATATGGGTTTGCTTTTGCCATGTAAAATTATCATCTACGAGTTCAACCACTTCTTGCGGACTGCCTGCTATGGGTAATTCTTGAGGGGCCTTCCAAACGGCCTTTCGTCTTGCTATTGATTTAAAAGGTTTTATGTAATTTTCTTTTTCTTCAGGTGAAAGTTTTCGTATCGAAGCATTTACAAAAATTTGTTCAAGGAAGATATTTTGATTAACAATAAGATCCCATCCCTCTTCTGAACGAAATTTCTTAAAAGTTTCTTGGGCTTGCGGGTTATCTGGATTAAATTCCTCCCAAGAATCCCAAGCCCCTAACATGGGTTCAAAATAACTCAATCCTCTTATATTTTTTTCATTATTTTTTGCATATGCGACCCCCAGTGTTATTCCCCAACTGTGCCCAACAATTAAAATATCCTTTAAATCCAATATCTCAATAAATTTTGTAAGATAATCCAGATGGTCTCGAACACTAAACTCAATCTGTGGGGAATCGGATTGCCCGTGACCAATAAGGTCCAATGCAATGCATCGTCCATAAGGTATCAAATGAGGAATAATGTTTCGCCAAAGGTAAGAAGAGGAAGGCATCCCGTGGATAAATAGAATCGACTTCCCTTTCCCTTGTTCTGTATAATGTATGCGCGACCCATTTACCTCAACAAAGTATGAGTAAAGATAGTCTGCATTTATTGGCCGATTATCCCATGTTGAAATGTTACCCTTGTCTTTAATCATCTTGGTTACCTCAATAAATTGTTATTTAAATTCAGCGTGATCGCTGCTGTAACCTTTTAATTATGAGGAAACTGTGTGGGATTTTATTGTAAAAATGCGACAGATTGGGGCTAAATTTGCTTGAGAAAATTTTTCGGAGACATTCCCGTCAGTTGCTGAAATTCTTTTATGAAATGAGATTGATCATAATAATCTAATTCTTGTGAAAAAACGGACCAAGATTTTCCTTCTCTCATCTCTTGTAATGCCTTTTGAAAACGGGTAGTCATCATAAATCTTTTAGGACTTATACCTATAAGGGATTGAAAATGGCGTTCAAGACTGCGTCGGCTAATACCATAATTCTGTGCCAATTTCCAAATGGTGTCTTGAGAGGGTTTTGTAATTATATTTTTTGCAATATGTATAATGCCCTGTTGAGAAGAATAATTATGGTTATTCTTTTGAAACAACTCGATGAGAAAGTTTTGAATAAGCTGGATAATGGTGTTTGGGTCCTGAATGGATTGAATTTTTTCCTCAATGCTTTTTAATATTGATTCATTAATAAAATCAGATAAACCTAAAGACTGATCAGTAAAAGCCTGAGCTGATTCTCTAAACAAACCCGCTATTGCCCAAGGATAGAAAAAAATTAATACGGACTTCGTATTCTTACTATTTGCTTGAAACGTTCTATGCTGCGTCAATAACCCAGTTATCCCCCAATTTTTAAGTTTTACACTTTGAGTTTCCTTTGTTATAAGAGAAATACCCCCTTGATATTGAAATCCCATAACTATAAAGGGACCAGGATAAACTTGGTAGGGTTCGCTTTGCTCCTGTTCTTCAATTAATTGTATATTTTTTACATAGGGCATCAGCACCGGATGGATGTATTGGTCAATCATTAAAAATCACTTTACAGGAGTAACTACCCATTTCTGCCAGGAAACATTATATTCAGCTTCATACTTCATCGCTTAAATAGATTGATTATTTAATTTTGAAGAAAAATTCGCTGTTGACTTTGAAAACTATGAGGTAAATTTTTTAGTTGTTTTGCGGGAATCACCGAAATTATCCAATAAAAAATAATAAATTATACGAAATGGAATGATTATTGCAAATAAAATGGTTCATATATTCATTATTGGAAGGTTTAGTTATATCCATCACTCTGATTGAAATACTCCACCAAAAAAAGATAAATGTCTATACTTAAAACAGGGTGTATTTACATAATGCGGCATCCTTGCCTCAATTAATCCTCTTTTGAAAAGGTGCTGTATTCAGGAGTGTAGTATGAGCTTTACTAAGCACCTATTTGGCCTTTTCAAAACAAGACCTCAGGGTATTACTCAATTAGCGTCAACAATAAATCATGATATCCCCTACTACAGGATTCATGGTAGCTGTCCTGAGAATGGTTTACCCATAAGGGGCAATTTTGACAGGGTAACTATTGAATCACTCGTTAAATACATCTCCGTCAACAAACCTCTTATAGCTTATGGCGGCACAGTAGATTTGGAAAACTTGTTTACAGGATTTTTAAAAAACAAGGAGATAGAGGATGGCGTAAGCGGATTAATTGTGGGAATTCCAGAACGAGTCATTGAATTATCAGCATTATATGAGCCTTTAATCGATTATTTTACGGGTTTAAACCCTGAAGAAAACACTAATGCTGTTTCAAATTTTATAAAAGAAAATGAAGCTATTATTGAAAGCCTGCCCGAATATCGAATCCTCGCTTACCTTACTGATTTAAAAAAATTAAGAGAAGGAGAGGCTGTAATAAACCATTTTGCTCATATGAACCCCCAGTTACCGGAAACACTGACCATTCATGAACTTCAGGATACTGATTATTTGCGTGAATTATGGGTAAATACAAGTTCTTTTCAATATTCGATAAAAAATGAATAAAGATTGTATTGTTTGCTACTCAAAGGTAAAAGCCCCCCTTCTGCTATCTACTCAATATGGGGCATTGTCCTTTGCAACTTTTCAACAAATCCAATTTCCTCTCTTTAAAAGCTTATTAAGGCGTATTTAATAATACCTTAAGAATTTGGCTTTATATTTATCAATTCTGTTAGCAAAAAGGCAATTTATTATGAAAGCTAAATTTGAAAACTCTTCACTTGAAGATCGTTTTAATAACTATTGGAACAACAATGTTGTACTATTGGATACAACTATTCGTAATGCCTCACTGGGTCTTAATTTTTTTCAAAGCTCGGCTAATATTGGTGAATTGATTAAAACTTACCAACAACATGTGCTCAATATCCTCTCCAACTTAAGTCGTCAATCTTATATGTTTGAAGACAAAAAATACCTTCAGGACTACATGCAAAACACGATTCAACAAGCACAGGAAGACCTTTCTTTTTATTCCTCTGTATTTCCTGAATATGAAGGACTTATCACTGAGCTTATAGGGACTTACGATAAAAATTTATCTGGGAAAAAAGATAGCTTGGGCTTGAATTAAACAAACAGCTCTCATAACCAGACCCGCGATAATATCTAGATGAGAGCATGTTTAGAATTAATTCCAAGTTGATTTTTGCTATTTTTACCTATAGAACGTGCTGCGCATTAAGTCATCCCTAAGGTCAGAATCCATTAATAAATCTGGAGCGCTTCTACTTCGAGGTAATTCCTCGCGTTTTGGATTTTCTGCAGTGTGTTTGAGTCTATCTGCATTATTCATGTCGAAAAAGTATGGAGAATAGGCTAATGCGTTTTCTGTCCCCTTTTTTACAAAACAGAAAAAAGTTGCTTTTGCTACATCTTTTGCAGAACGAATCTCCTCTTTAACCAAAGTAAGTCCTAAACGGGACATCATCGCATCTATGATATTTTTAGAAAAATAATGGGATTGATACTCAGATTTAAATTTTAAAACAGCTGTAATCGCATCTTTGGGAGTAGGAATCTGATTTTTATCTATTGAATATCTTAGGTTGAGCAGGATATGGGACAGATCAAAAATATCATCATCGAAACAATTTGCGTGTTCGGATAAAAAGAGAATCCCTCCTGGCTCTAAAATTTGACTTGCCTGTTTTAAACTTTCAAATTGTGCCTGCACAGATGGAAAATGATGCAAGGAATGATTATACATGACGACGGAAAACTTTTTTCCATTGACAGCACCTAATAAATCCCTGCCATCATAGGTATAGTGATGATTTATTTGGGACATATAGTCATTCTTTGTTTTTTTATCGCTGCTGTTTTCACCACCCCAGTCAATGCCAGTTTGGATATCGATTGCATTTCCTTCCATCTTAAGTTCTTCACTTACCAAATAAGTCATGGCGCAGTCTCCCGCACCAACATCGAGAAGAGCCTTTCCTTTTAGACTCTCCCTAGGGATTGGTGATAAACCGGCCGTGATTATCCGAGCGATTCTTGCAGCTTTATTCATTTGATATTCTTTATCACTCATTGCAAATCCCTGTTTACTCTGCATGCCAGCGGTTAGATACCACTGATGAATTACCGCGGCGCAAGTCTCATCCGGGGTATTTAAAGGATACTCTTGCAATGTTCTCAATAGGTCAAATACTGCTTTTGGCTCTATATCTGCAAATGCATACAAAAAAGCAGTTCTTACTTCTTTTATTTGAGTCTTGGATTTGAGTAAGGCATTGATTAAATTAGGTTTTAATATCTGATGGGCATGTTGAGGGGGAGTTTGAGAATCTTTCTGTTCATTTTCGTTATTACTCTCCTTCACGTCATTAAAGTAATTCAAGTTGTTTAACATAAAAACCCTCTATAAGAATTGTCACCCAGTGCTCATTATATGATAAGTTTTTTTATTAATAAATCATAGTGTTCAGTGTAGATGCAATTAAATTGAATCAACTTAAGTAGCGACAATACGGTTGCTGAAAAATACCCATCTAGTGTATTCTGGTTTGGTTTTTAGCCAGGACGCTAATTATGAAAGAAAATTATTTTCATTCCTTAAGTTTAATAGAAGTACTATTCGTTATTATTTTTGTATTAGCCTTTATTATTACCCTTTGGAATATACTTCAAAAAGAACATACCATATTAAGGAATTTTCCTCTTATTGGTTATGTACGCTATTTTGCTGAGTTTTTGGGCGTATATTTACGACAATATTTTTATGCACGCGACCGGGAGGAGCTGCCGTTTAATCGCACAGAACGCACCTGGATTTATGAAGCAAGCAAAAATATAGACACCACAATAGGATTTGGTTCTACTCGCGATAGAAGGCCTGTGAATACTATTTATTTTGTTGACTCCCCTTTCCCTGTCATTAAAAGGGATGTGGTCAAAGCACACGCAGTTACAATCGGCCAGCATTGCAGACATCCCTACACAACCAACTCGTTAATAAATATTTCAGCAATGAGCCATGGGTCCATCTCCCCGAATGCAATTCTTGCTTTATCTTATGGAGCAAAGAAAGCAGGTTGTTGGCTAAATACTGGTGAGGGTGGATTATCATCTTATCATTTGGCAGGAGAATGTGATGTGGTTGCTCAAATAGGTACAGCAAAATATGGGTATCAGGATGAATATGGAAATTTATCCGATGAGAAATTAAAAAAAGCAGCGGCACACCCCCAAGTTAAAATGTTTGAAATCAAATTAAGCCAAGGAGCGAAACCTGGGAAAGGAGGATTATTACCTGGAGTTAAAGTAACGAAAGAGATTGCTGAAATTCGGGGAATTAAACCTTATAAGGATTCAGTTAGTCCAAACCGTTTCCCTGAAATTTCGAATTCGTTTGAATTACTTAACCTAATTCACCATATAAGAGAGATAACCGGTAAACCAACAGGATTTAAAATAGTTCTTGGTAATTATGAATGGCTGGATGAATTGTGTCAGGAAATCCTCAAAAGAGGTGTTGAATACGCACCTGATTTTATAACTCTTGATGGGGCGGAAGGAGGAACAGGAGCTGCTCCCTTAACGCTGGCCGATTATATGGGATTACCTCTAACAGAGAGCCTTCCGGTTCTGGTGGATAAACTAATAGAGTATGATTTACGTGAGCGAATCAAAATCATTGCGTCTGGAAAATTAATTACTCCCGGAAGAGTAGCATGGGCACTTTGTGTGGGAGCAGATTTTGTCAATTCAGCGCGTGGGTTTATGTTTGCTCTCGGTTGCGTCCAAGCTCTGAAATGCCACAAAAACACTTGTCCAACCGGAATTACAACTCATAATAAATGGTTAGTTAGGGGATTAAACCCCAAAAATAAAGCCGATCGTGTTTATTACTATGTTAAAAACCTTAGCTATGAAGTAGGTGTTATCTGTCACTCTTGCGGCGTAAAGGAACCTCGGGAATTAAGAAGACATCATGCACGCATTGTCTCAGAACATGGCACCTCTGTATCCTTGGCGGATGTTTACCCCCCAAAGAAAAAAGGCTCAAAAGTTAATATCAATAAAGAAAAAAATTAACCTGAGACTGTAAACATCTCAGGTTAACTCCTGTCAGGAAATACTTTTTTGTGCCTTTTCTGTAGCCATGTAAAGACAAATGATGGTAATTATTGCCATGATAATGAGATAGACAGACACTGGCCAGGTTTTATCATGCGCCCACTCTACCAAACCTGTAGCAATTAATGGAGTTAATCCTCCGGATAATGCCGCGGAGAGGTGATAGGCAATTGCTGTTCCGCTGTAGCGAATTCGCGTTTTAAAGAGTTCTGAATAAAAAGCAGCTTGAGCTCCATGCATCATTGCATGAGGAACGCACATGCCAAACATTACCGCAAAAAATATCAACTGTGGATTTTTTGTTTGCAGTAACCAGAAAAATGGAAATGCAAATATCCCCATCAGCAAAGACCCGGCGATGTAAACCGGCCGTCGTCCAATGAGATCGGAGAGCATGCCAAAATAAGGAATCAGGAGCACTTCAAAGATAGCCCCCGACATGACTGCATAGAGTAAAAGTGTTTTTGATAAATGCAGATTAAATGTTCCATAACTTAATACAAAAACCGTTAAGATATAGAATGAGGAACTTTCAATTAAGCGGGCGCCAACTGCCAAAAGAAAATTTTTTAAATGAGATTGCAGCATTTCCAATGCAGGAATTTTGGGTGGACGTTTATTTTTTGTTGCGTTTAAAACGCTTTACTCTCCATAATATGCAAACGCATATATAGCCCGACGAGAACGACAAAAAAACTAAGTAGAAAAGGAACGCGCCATCCCCAAGTTAAAAACTGCTCATTAGGCATATTGGAGAAAAATAGAAATATCCCGATAGAGAGTACCAGACCAAATGGCGCCCCTGAATTCGGCCAGCTCGAATAAAACCCTCTTTCCTTTTCTCGACTAATCTCGGCAGACAACACTACTGCGCCGGCCCACTCCCCTCCAACAGCAATTCCTTGGATACATCGCAAAATGACAAGCAAGATGGGGGCAAATATCCCTATTGTGTCATAGGTTGGAAGTAATCCAATCAAAAAAGTTGAAAGTCCCATCAGGCAAAGAGTGATTACCAGCATACTCTTTCTACTAATTTTGTCCCCAAAATGACCAAAAATAACTCCTCCTAATGGTCTGGCAAAAAATCCAACTGCATAAGTTGCATATGCAGCCATAATTCCTGCGACAGGGCTAATTTTAGGGAAAAAAAGTGTGTTAAAAAATAAAGCTGATGCAGTTCCAAAAAGATAAAAGTCATACCACTCAATAGTAGTTCCAATAAAACTAGCAAGCGAAACTCTTCGTGAGGCTTTTGATTTGGGATCGCGTCGTATAATTGCCATAATTCCCTATATTACAATAAGATACCTTATTTAATCCTATATTAAATGTAGTAAGAATGCGAGGATTAACTTTCAAAATTTAAGGGCATTTAAATCCTTTTTCGGGTGTGCTTCCAATGCATCCACACTGTCTACTTATGTCGTTACTTGTTATTGGAGTGAGACTCAATTGAGGTTAACCAATAGGACTGTTTTTGATAAATGATATGTCTCAAATATGCACGTAATCCACAGTACTGAAGTAACTCTATTCAGCCCTTGAACGAACATATTCTTAACACCAGAATCATTTGAGAATCAGCTGAAAAGCTGGTATAAAAAATGTTTATATCGGGTTAAATCACGAGTAATAGTGTATGTTCCAGACATCTTCATAGAAATCGGAGTTTTCGATGCAACACAATGTCTCTCATCTGCCAAGAGAACTCAGCCGTATGATTTTCTGGTCCCTTACCCGTTTAGGGAAAGCCATCGACGAAGTCTATGGAAAAGAAACATTTGAACGAATTGAGCAAATTCGTCTTTCCATGCAAGAGACGATTGGAAGCGAGGCGTTGGTGCTTAGAAATGCCCTTCTTCGTCTGCAAACGGAACTCTCCAAGCTAGACAGAAATCAGCTTTATCAAATTGCTCATGGCTTTTCTCTTATGCTGGAACTCATTAACGCCTGTGAAAATGCCTACCGCATTTTTCGTATCAATCAAAGACAGGAGATAGTTTATTCTGACAAACCTCAAGCGATTCATTATGTCTTAACCGCTCATCCCACGGAAGCTCGTACCCCTGAATTTTTAACCCTTTTCAAAGCAATTACTGACTACCTCTGCGAAGTTTTGAAATCTCCCTATCTGATGAATGAAGCTCATCTTGATCTCATGCTAAAAACCTCGCTTCAGATCAATATTTCGTATCAAAAAAAACCAAGTGTAGAAGAAGAGGCTCAATACATCTATCAGTACGCACTCAGTCCACTCAACATCAAACTTTATCATCACTTTTTAACTAAAGGCATTCCCATTCAATTACGCTCCTGGGTGGGAGGTGATAAAGATGGACACTCCGGTGTTAATGAAAAAATTATGGTTAGATGTCTTGAGCTTTCCCGCTCATTTTTTATTGCCTCCATCCAAGATGGTTTGAAGGAAATATTGGAAATTATCAAGCTCTCAACCGCCTTAAATGAAAATAAACCCCTGACCAATCAGATCACGCAACTCATTAAAAGAGGGCACGATCTCAGGAAAATAAAACCCGGGGATCATGAAAAAGTAACTGCATTCACCAAAGAACTTATGGATACACAGAGGAACACCTTAAAGTTTTTAAATTTCAACCCTGAGCAATTCTCAATGATCTCCAGTATTTTTCGGCTCTATCCAGCTCTGGTCATCCCGATAGAGCTCAGAGAAGATTCAGCCGTTGTGAAAACAAGTTTAAAAAGCATAGAGAAAACAACCATCACCAAAATGCTCGAACAAGTCTATTCCATAACCCGTGGGACTAATCCCAAAAATTATGTACGAGGCTTTATCCTCAGCATGGTTGAATCAGCTGAGGATATAAAAAATGGAATTAGCCTGGTCAAAAAAATTTTTAGGAACTACGCCCTGCCTGTTGTGCCCTTATTTGAAAATCAACTTGCACTCACCAGTGCCAATACCATTTTAAGTCAGTCGCTCACAGAGGATGTCAGACAAAAGCATCTTAAATTATGGGATGGATACTATGAGGTTATGCTGGGTTACTCCGACTCGTCTAAAGAAAATGGGGTACTGCCCTCCCGACTCATGATTGCGAAAAGCTTAAAAAGTATTCAGTCCACGCTGGAAAATAAGAACCTTAGGCCTATATTTTTTCATGGTTCAGGCGGCAGTATTGAACGAGGAGGCGGGGATATCAAAGAACAGACTGCTTCATGGTCTAAAGATATGATGACCCATTATAAAGCAACGGTTCAGGGAGAGATGGTTGCAAGACTATTTGGTTCGAGTTCCATCCTCAAAAGTCAGATTGATAAATTTCTTGCCATTTATTCAGAAAAAAACAATGATTCGGACAAGGGTTATCCCGAAGAACTTTTATCATTTGCCCACACAGTCAGTCAGAAATATAAAGCACTTATTAACAGCGAATGGTTTTGGCCTACAATTGAAAGTGCTTCGCCCTATCACTTTTTGACAGAGCTGAAAATTGGTTCGCGTCCAACCAAACGAAAATCAGGACCTGATCAAAGAAAGCTGCGGGCAATTCCCTGGATTCTATGCTGGACTCAAACACGAATTCTTTTCCCGACTTGGTGGGGTATTGGTTCCACTTGGCTTGAATTAGATGCGCTTGGAAAAAATAAGCTTAAAATGATCTATAACGAGAATTCTCTTTTCGCTGCCTTTGTGAAACAGTTAGGAGTCACCCTTTCTAAAGTGTACCTCCCGATTTGGGAGCAGTACTTATGTCAATTAACTGGATCCGATGAATACCTCACACCCTTTCAATCAGAACTCGAGTCAACCATCTTATTCTTCCATCAAATAACAGGTGAAAATGATTTTTGTTTTCACCAACCTTGGCTTGGGGAAAGTATCCAATTAAGATCAACACTCGTTCATCCTTTAAATCTCATTCAGATTGAGGCCATGAAAAGAATAGATTTACCTCTTTTAAGAAAAACAGTTACCGGTATTTCCTGTGGTATGCTGACAACAGGATAAGAGGGATTAATTGCTGCTCCAGGAGGGTAGAAACCATTATTAATATTGTTTTGCCGGGATTACAATAAGATTAATTCGGGCAAAATTTAGCTAATACGATGACCTTCATTGTGCTGTATTTAGCTCCATGCTGAAAATTTTAGACAGAATCGTTTTCTTTTTCTACTATTAATTATATAGGTTTAGGATGGTATTCATGTGAGATTCTATCTAGATCAAATTTATATTATTCTCGCAGCTGTGCGCGATGTTGCAACTGTCCAAGGAAAACACCCCTTAAGTGACATGCAGGCCAGGTCGATTAAAGCACTATATAAATATGTTTTCACCCACCAGGATGAATTGATTTTAGATACGTTGCCTTTCATCAATCCTGAACAATTTTCCAATTATTTTTCTTCAGATGAAATTGCTGAATATGCATTACGTCTTCTTACTGTGACGTCATTAATGGACGGGGAAATCGAGCCTGAAAAAATTAATCTCTTGTTTAAATACGCTCAAGCAGTCAATCTTTATCCTCATTATTTATTGCAATTACAGAAAACGTTAGATAATGACATCCATTGGCTTATTAAGGACATATCCCTTAAAAATCTTGAAAGTTTCGACTTATTTCCTCATTTACAAAGAGAAGAAGATATTGAGCAATGGCTCTTCCCTTATCGCGGCAAACATCATGATCCTGCTTTAGTAGATAGATACGAGAGTTTACAGAAATTACCGAAGGACTCCTTTGGGTATGGTATTTGGAAACAATTTAAAGACAATAATTACTTTTTTCCAGGAGAAGAAGAAGGTGTAAATTATGCCTTTATAATGCCTCATGATTCACTGCATGTTTTAAGCGGGTACAATACCACCCCTTTCGGCGAATTATTAGTTTCTACTTTTACAGCAACTATGCTTGAAAAAAAAGCAATGGAAGGGCATATTATCCCCGTGTTTTATTCTTTCTATCTGGGCATTAAAATCAATAATCTTGCAGGAGCATCACGATGCAAAATGAATCCAGAAGCATTTTGGGAGGCTTGGTATCGTGGTTCGCAAATGCAAGTTAATCTGTTTACCCCTAACTGGTCTTTGTGGGAAGTTGCTGAACTGCCATTAACGGTACTTCGTCAAAAGTATTGTGTGCTGCCTAAAACTGTCGCCTGATTGGCTTGTTCTATAAGTTCTATTCCCCATCAACTTCCTATCTCCGGGAACATGGTTTTTGCTGCTTGGAGGTCAATTTCCAGAAAATTATTTATTCTAATAATTGCAGGGGTTGCGGGTGTTGAAAACTGAATATCAATATTGCTTTCTGCCTGTGTTGCCGGATTGATTTCCGATGTCCTGGTTACGGTGGTCTCTTCGTTTAGCTCAAGAGGTATCTTCTCGGCATTTGTTTTTTCCGAAGTTAAAAAGAATATCATGTATTGTAAGGTTGCCTTAATCGATAATTCTTCATAGATTCTTAGATACAAGTACAAACCTTGTAAATATCCATCAACGTGATGACCAATTTGGGCATGGGAAAAAATACAGGGCTCTGACAGACTAATTATAAAATGCATGATTATTTTTTTGATTGTTTTTCCCGCCGCATTTACTGTAGTGGCTACCGTTTCGGTAAACAGTTTTTGATAAATATAAAAAGTTTTGTCTTGATCTGGGTCATAATATACACCCTTCCAAAATTCGCCATCTTCAAAATCTGCATCTTTAAT
It includes:
- a CDS encoding haloalkane dehalogenase, with translation MIKDKGNISTWDNRPINADYLYSYFVEVNGSRIHYTEQGKGKSILFIHGMPSSSYLWRNIIPHLIPYGRCIALDLIGHGQSDSPQIEFSVRDHLDYLTKFIEILDLKDILIVGHSWGITLGVAYAKNNEKNIRGLSYFEPMLGAWDSWEEFNPDNPQAQETFKKFRSEEGWDLIVNQNIFLEQIFVNASIRKLSPEEKENYIKPFKSIARRKAVWKAPQELPIAGSPQEVVELVDDNFTWQKQTHIPQLFFYTTPAAFFKTEQVKEFGKVASSVSLYYLGEGIYNHAEDYPDEIGRGIAEWIINNYSIDKAIPKFSLYTNIHKAIRKEIFLMCSWAGRIDFFDKNETQKFLQQFKSLLSLLRDHSKHEDTFIHPLLQKKGLVEFNLLHNEHEELEQKLVDLENLLHKSLDSPDKTIGLELSNVFYLEFCHFASNYLHHLHFEEVDVMAALHRNYDQFELLRIMEQFKKSQTIEETKTSLKGIFSSINPYESLFVLSSIQKAVPCDLFMELCELAKMNISEQHWEKIDAILVSTTKVAK
- a CDS encoding helix-turn-helix domain-containing protein, coding for MIDQYIHPVLMPYVKNIQLIEEQEQSEPYQVYPGPFIVMGFQYQGGISLITKETQSVKLKNWGITGLLTQHRTFQANSKNTKSVLIFFYPWAIAGLFRESAQAFTDQSLGLSDFINESILKSIEEKIQSIQDPNTIIQLIQNFLIELFQKNNHNYSSQQGIIHIAKNIITKPSQDTIWKLAQNYGISRRSLERHFQSLIGISPKRFMMTTRFQKALQEMREGKSWSVFSQELDYYDQSHFIKEFQQLTGMSPKNFLKQI
- a CDS encoding class I SAM-dependent methyltransferase, which produces MLNNLNYFNDVKESNNENEQKDSQTPPQHAHQILKPNLINALLKSKTQIKEVRTAFLYAFADIEPKAVFDLLRTLQEYPLNTPDETCAAVIHQWYLTAGMQSKQGFAMSDKEYQMNKAARIARIITAGLSPIPRESLKGKALLDVGAGDCAMTYLVSEELKMEGNAIDIQTGIDWGGENSSDKKTKNDYMSQINHHYTYDGRDLLGAVNGKKFSVVMYNHSLHHFPSVQAQFESLKQASQILEPGGILFLSEHANCFDDDIFDLSHILLNLRYSIDKNQIPTPKDAITAVLKFKSEYQSHYFSKNIIDAMMSRLGLTLVKEEIRSAKDVAKATFFCFVKKGTENALAYSPYFFDMNNADRLKHTAENPKREELPRSRSAPDLLMDSDLRDDLMRSTFYR
- a CDS encoding FMN-binding glutamate synthase family protein, with translation MKENYFHSLSLIEVLFVIIFVLAFIITLWNILQKEHTILRNFPLIGYVRYFAEFLGVYLRQYFYARDREELPFNRTERTWIYEASKNIDTTIGFGSTRDRRPVNTIYFVDSPFPVIKRDVVKAHAVTIGQHCRHPYTTNSLINISAMSHGSISPNAILALSYGAKKAGCWLNTGEGGLSSYHLAGECDVVAQIGTAKYGYQDEYGNLSDEKLKKAAAHPQVKMFEIKLSQGAKPGKGGLLPGVKVTKEIAEIRGIKPYKDSVSPNRFPEISNSFELLNLIHHIREITGKPTGFKIVLGNYEWLDELCQEILKRGVEYAPDFITLDGAEGGTGAAPLTLADYMGLPLTESLPVLVDKLIEYDLRERIKIIASGKLITPGRVAWALCVGADFVNSARGFMFALGCVQALKCHKNTCPTGITTHNKWLVRGLNPKNKADRVYYYVKNLSYEVGVICHSCGVKEPRELRRHHARIVSEHGTSVSLADVYPPKKKGSKVNINKEKN
- a CDS encoding MFS transporter; amino-acid sequence: MLQSHLKNFLLAVGARLIESSSFYILTVFVLSYGTFNLHLSKTLLLYAVMSGAIFEVLLIPYFGMLSDLIGRRPVYIAGSLLMGIFAFPFFWLLQTKNPQLIFFAVMFGMCVPHAMMHGAQAAFYSELFKTRIRYSGTAIAYHLSAALSGGLTPLIATGLVEWAHDKTWPVSVYLIIMAIITIICLYMATEKAQKSIS
- a CDS encoding MFS transporter is translated as MAIIRRDPKSKASRRVSLASFIGTTIEWYDFYLFGTASALFFNTLFFPKISPVAGIMAAYATYAVGFFARPLGGVIFGHFGDKISRKSMLVITLCLMGLSTFLIGLLPTYDTIGIFAPILLVILRCIQGIAVGGEWAGAVVLSAEISREKERGFYSSWPNSGAPFGLVLSIGIFLFFSNMPNEQFLTWGWRVPFLLSFFVVLVGLYMRLHIMESKAF